From Juglans regia cultivar Chandler chromosome 8, Walnut 2.0, whole genome shotgun sequence, the proteins below share one genomic window:
- the LOC108986099 gene encoding UPF0481 protein At3g47200-like codes for MKGESFTPLVVSIGPFHHSKERLKIMEKFKMRCLERFLQHSNCNVEDLVDTIKSLEGNVRRCYAETIHLSSDEFVKLILLDACFVIEFFISESGMLWSPEDTVLMKPWLTDTIKADLRLLENQLPFFVMDKLFNINASELGLLNVPSSFTRLSFDFFSKYNIQGSTPRDGLEIKHFVDLVRTLLLPSSKAQLVRDEDGIVGHLYSASQLNEAGVEFKVSYSKSLVDLQFKNGALEIPYLELDTNMEPTLWNVTAFELCHYPDNAHVGDYIVLMSFLLRTTKDEDLLIEQGILVNWVGENNAATAFFNNLCPHLFLTNMNTSYTRLAENLNAFYKVPWHAWKATFKRDYFSTPWRTFSTVAAVTLLVLTLIQTVCSLKQAPHN; via the coding sequence ATGAAAGGAGAGTCGTTCACTCCTCTGGTTGTATCAATAGGGCCTTTTCACCATAGCAAAGAAAGATTGAAAATCATGGAGAAGTTTAAAATGAGATGCTTGGAGAGATTCCTGCAACACTCTAACTGTAATGTGGAGGATTTAGTAGACACAATAAAGAGTTTGGAAGGAAACGTTCGTCGTTGTTATGCAGAAACTATCCATCTTAGCAGTGACGAGTTTGTGAAACTAATATTGTTGGATGCGTGCTTCGTTATTGAATTTTTCATCAGCGAGTCGGGCATGCTATGGTCACCTGAAGACACAGTATTAATGAAGCCATGGCTGACAGATACTATAAAAGCGGACTTGAGATTGCTCGAAAATCAACTTCCTTTCTTTGTTATGGATAAATTATTCAACATTAATGCATCAGAATTAGGTCTTCTTAACGTCCCTAGTTCTTTCACTAGGCTCTCGTTTGATTTCTTTAGCAAATACAACATTCAAGGATCGACTCCCCGTGATGGTTTGGAAATAAAGCACTTTGTTGATTTGGTCAGAACACTTCTTTTACCTTCATCTAAAGCCCAGTTGGTAAGAGATGAAGATGGTATTGTTGGGCATTTGTATAGTGCGAGCCAACTGAATGAGGCCGGAGTGGAGTTTAAAGTGAGCTACAGCAAGAGCTTAGTTGACTTGCAATTCAAAAACGGAGCCTTGGAAATTCCATATTTGGAATTAGATACCAACATGGAGCCCACTCTATGGAATGTCACGGCCTTTGAGTTGTGTCACTATCCAGATAATGCACATGTTGGTGATTACATAGTTCTAATGAGTTTCCTTCTCAGGACTACCAAAGATGAGGATTTACTCATCGAACAGGGAATCTTGGTTAATTGGGTAGGCGAAAACAATGCAGCGACTGCCTTTTTCAACAATCTCTGCCCGCATTTGTTTCTGACAAACATGAACACAAGTTATACTCGCCTGGCTGAAAACTTGAATGCATTCTACAAGGTGCCTTGGCATGCTTGGAAGGCTACCTTTAAACGAGATTATTTCAGCACTCCTTGGAGAACATTTTCTACCGTAGCTGCTGTCACTTTGCTGGTGCTCACTCTCATACAAACAGTATGCTCTCTTAAGCAAGCACCGCATAACTGA